AAAGAAGATTTCAAAGATTCCGCCACACAAGCTGCAGTCTATACAGACCCTTTTCAAATTTGTCTTTTGCCCGAGCTATTGGAAAACAAAGAAAGCTGCAAGTTGTTGGTAAAAGAAATGGTGGAAAAAGTTCATTGGTCACGTAAACAAATGGATTTATACGAATTCTATCAAAGCACCGATTTATCCAATATGATTGAATGTAAATTTTTGGCAAACTTCTTGCAAATGTTAAGACGTTCTGTAAGACCTTGGTTGGAAAAggtcacaaatttaaaattagactATGTGTCTGCCTCCTGTTCAATGTACAACTGTGGTGACTATTTGCTGGTACATGATGATTTACTCAAAGATCGACAAATTGCATTCATTTATTATCTGTCACCGTGGGAAAATAACGAGGTATGGTCTGACGGACAGGGAGGATGTCTAGAAATATTCTCTAGCGATGAAAAATCCCTGCCTCAGTTTCcagtgaaaagaaaaatttcaccGAAAAACAATCAATTTGTCATTTTCAAAGTTGGCTCCAAATCATTTCATCAGGTGGGTGAAGTAACAACATTTGATTATCCTCGCTTAACCATAAATGGCTGGTTCCACGGAGCTTCGAATGATGATTTAGTGGCAGATGCATTGAGACCCTTCAACAAACTACAATTTAAACCAGCCACAGAACCCACCTCCGATTCAATAGACCATCTGCTAAATGAGGTATATCTTAAGCCCACAACAAAGCGCAGTATTCAAAAACGTATCGAAGATAACTCTGAAATATGTTTATATGAATTTTTCCGCCGTGAGATATTTGAAGAAGCATTAAAACAGCTTCTTAGCGATGATTCTCTTAAATGGTCTCGCCAGGGTCCAGCTAATGCACAAAATTATGAGGTTTTAGACATAAAAACCTGCTCTAAAACTATAGAGAAACTTATACAGACATTTTCCAACAaacaaatgttttctttattgcGAGACTTTACTGATTTAGACTTATCGGGTCCAAATTGCTCTAAGCCCTCCTTTAGTTTAGAAGTACAAAGATGGTATCACGGTGATTACACTGTATTAGGAGACGGTGCCATATGTGAAGATAACACACTGGATTTAATCTATTACTTGAATGCATCTGAAGGTGCAGCTGTAATTACATATTTATCACCGGACACAGATCAAGCCCATTCCTCGCAAAAACATTCTAGTCAAAGTGATACTGATTCTCTGGAGGGCGAGGGCtttgacgatgatgatgaatCTGTTTTGCTGACTATTACACCGGTGGACAATGCTCTCAATATTGTTTATCGTTGTGAGGGTACaactaaatttacaaaatatgtcTCCCGCAATACCTCATTGGACAAGGGAccagtttttgttatttcttgcAGTTACAaggaataattatatttaatttcttctCAAAGagaagtattttatttttttgctatcaCTTACATAGTGTTTCATAAATTAGACGTATctcattgaattttttattcgttaataTTAGTTTTATAGTATCATCTTTATGAAAAACTATTATCTATATTTAATTATGATATTGTATTAACACATTTGTTAAGCTGAGaaaattaagaacatataaatattgtaaagtGAAAATGCAACGctttttgaataaagaaaaaaaatgagtATGATCTATAATAAATGTGTATTAATTTAAGGGACCATTAATTATGCTACAATTTTAAATCGGCTGAAATAAATAGAAATCTAAAGCTTTTTCAATCTCTTTTCTTTGTATCGGAGGGgcgtacaaatttcaaaatcaatccGAAATATttgtaagttttatttataaaattcatatatTCGTAACATAATTGGTTTTTATAAATcaggaaattttgtaaaaagagTTAAAGgcattaaaagtaaaaataataattacaaatatttacagATAAATATCGTTTATATGCTACCATCGCATTTATGACAGTGGTCATTATAATTGGTGTACCGATGTGGTGGAAAACCACTGAAGTTTATAGGtaataacaaatatataatttaaaacctTAGAAAAtcccattaaaatttaaacatttaacagAGTAAGTTTGCCGTCAACTGATATAATGAATATGAATAATGAACCATTAAAGATTAAATTACAAATTGgcatatttacatttaaatctGAAAGATCTTCCCTATTAGTTGAGGAATTAAAAGAGGGATATGCAAATGaaggtaagtaaaaacatacGTAATCCGTAGATATGTTCGTAAAACATCATGTTCTAAAACTATTAACCATTTCAGAAATATGGGTTTTAGAGTTTAAACAAATACCTTATTTTGAAAAGGCCTCTACTGTTAAAACACCAGCCGTTTTGGAGAGTTTACTATTAAAAGAGCATCAAATAAACGAAGGTGATTTTGTACTTATAGAATGGCCTAAACTGCAAGAGGAAATATTGATAACAAATGAAAGAACCGCTTTGATACGCAGTGATACAAGTgagtattttagatttttcttagattttatattaaaaaagacataTTTTACGTTTAAATAAATGGTTCTGTGTATACTGAACAgcatcattataccctacaccaccatagtggggagggtgtaTTCCGATCGACtatgattaaacgatgtccatgCGTCCTTCTGGCTGGTTTGTTTCGGTCCAAGGCAAAAAtcggtcaaatttttcaattagcccccatacaaatgtcatccCGAAATAGAactttatctgtcataaatgtttaataatataaggtatctccaaataagttttatatatacagaagttatgtcacctaattttataatgatcggtccataattgtgcATAGCTTCTCCCCATATAAGTCTTCCTTTCGAAAATCACCCAcgaaataaattattcaaattttaaaagaaaaaagtttttgttcatttactcagtgtagggtattatattttataatcactttcttacttgttttatattctaGTAAATTTGTAAGtctttcttaattttaatttcacgaTTTTACTTGTATATTTGCTAATATTTTGTGTCACTTTAATGCATTTCTAGGTTCAAATAGAattaaacaagttttaaattCCTATATCTTGCAAACTCACCGAATTaagcaaattttaacaaaagacCAAAGAGACGCTTTAAGAACTGAAGCTCCTCAGGCAGAATATGATGTTATTGTATCGGTTTTAAATCCAAGACCCGATATTATGGATGCCAAATGGCACGTTCAAATGGCAGTGGAGAGTAAGTATACAAAAAATCTACTTTAAATCACACTGTCACATGATTTTGTTCCAGCATATTTAAAACCTTACTTGGATCAAGTTTCACACATTTCCAATTACACTTTGAAAACCCAGTGGAAATATCAATTAGCCTTTGAGGCCGATCTAAGACAAATACGTGATAATTCTCCTTTATCACGTCATTATGCCTTGTCTGAATCCTCTTTGCCGCACATTATAACAGCCATCGAAAAGAATTTAGGTGCTGGTATTACAGATAAAACTTCTATTAATCTGGTGGTCTATATAACGCCCTGCGATATTGCTCCGgtttatatttacaataaacaaaaccaaaagGCCAATTTGGATCATATAAATGCTTTTATATCTCCTAAATGGGGTGGCATTATAATTGCCAATCCTTCATTGGAGACATGTAAGGAATACAATGAAATGCCCCATGAAAAGGTATCATTTTTTGTGCAGACAAATGATATCATGCAAATTATGTTGTATCAATTGCAAAAACTGTTGGATATAAGCGTGGAGGTAAGTAATATGTAGATATTCCTTTTTTGCaacaaaagttaaaatttacttatataacTTTTAAGCTAACACGAAGTCtagttatgtgttaactaatagttatactgacagatttcatacacaaataattttaaccgataGTATTTCTTCGTGTTAATGGATTATAGTTAAGCATTAAAGTCTTTAagctaaaattcaatttaataaatttgtttatttaaactaataataTAGGTCACAACTGAAGGTGTTAAAACTGTAGGCGTAGAACAGTTAGCTCCACGTCTCTGGGAATATGAGGCATATTTGAGACGTAGTGCCATTACACACATAACAACTACTACTAATACTCTACAAAGTCTTATAAAACTTTTAGGTAAATCGAAAAATAtatcgatattttaaaaataaatgtttaatgaaaCAATTAATCACTTTCAGACAATATCAGTTACATTGTAATTAACGATGACGTTGGCAAAGCTATAAACTCGGCCTACGAATTGGCTCTCAAAGCCAAAGAAGCTTTATCCAATAATGAACTATTGAAAGCCTCCGAATTGGCACAAAAGTCATTTTTAGCTTCAGAACAAGCATTCTTTGATGCCAGTCTATTGGCCCAGTTATATTTCCCCGATGAACAAAAGTATGCCATTTACATACCATTATTTTTACCAATAATGGTACCGGTTATAACATCATTCTCCATGATGGTAAAACTTTTGAAGAAAAATCGTGATGTTAAGCAGAAATTAAAGACAACATAATTTTGCAACGTTAGAGTAATAGTAAACGGTATTAATTGaagtgtttttattttccattaattatttataatttttaaattacaatttttgtaactacattcttttaaataaaaaaatataaaattaattaatcatttaaaatgcTACTGTTTGtgtgtcttttttcaaaatcatatgggcaattccatgtaatcatacgtgacatttgtactcCTATAGAGTGgaaaagattttgcaaaaataagagtatctgaaaaataatttggtctttatgttccattcagagggtactatattttttctaaaaaataataagttctttcgaaacattgttgtccaaaatatcgaccgaaataaattttgaaaaatattgcaaatcGTGAGAGGTGTTATGTTTTCTGCatacatttacatttaaataataacaatcttttgatgatttttcaataaataaaatttaatatcgtacgtgacataccgtacgtggcaggtttttctcttatagtaaaacaatatacatacatatattctgtaaatatacacatctgctcaaaataatagatacaccaaaatttattttttaaaaacgaaaaaaaataatggtatattgtaaaattataaaaaaaattcagtcgatttttatttatagttaaaaggagagtaaaaaacaaaaacaaaatatttcataattaataataaatattataaagtaaattaaatttcttaaatttcgaaaaatttggtgctcataataatagatacatttttaaaaattcttattaaacaaaagctaataaattttatcttaaaaaaattagtttattattaaagtaaagctagtatccagtatatccacctttgttttgtaaaactttctccactcttctgggcatactggatatcaagttctgacacttctccaatggaatctcgtaccatattttttgcgttttctcccataaatcgtctttatttttgaaaacttccttcgaaagccttatctttaattcactccacaagttttctattgggtttaaatcaggggattggctgggccagcttaaaacaggtacgttattctccaagaaccagtttttaactaatcttgaactatgttttgggtcgttgtcctgctggaatgtccatattaatggcatattttccgttgcatatggaagcattacgttttccaatatgtctctatacccaatagcattcatggtatcttctattcggaatatcggaccaacaccattccatgaaaagcaa
The nucleotide sequence above comes from Calliphora vicina chromosome 1, idCalVici1.1, whole genome shotgun sequence. Encoded proteins:
- the sud1 gene encoding GPI transamidase component PIG-S isoform X2, which encodes MNSSKNDEKQELSKEDAKEDKYRLYATIAFMTVVIIIGVPMWWKTTEVYRVSLPSTDIMNMNNEPLKIKLQIGIFTFKSERSSLLVEELKEGYANEEIWVLEFKQIPYFEKASTVKTPAVLESLLLKEHQINEGDFVLIEWPKLQEEILITNERTALIRSDTSSNRIKQVLNSYILQTHRIKQILTKDQRDALRTEAPQAEYDVIVSVLNPRPDIMDAKWHVQMAVETYLKPYLDQVSHISNYTLKTQWKYQLAFEADLRQIRDNSPLSRHYALSESSLPHIITAIEKNLGAGITDKTSINLVVYITPCDIAPVYIYNKQNQKANLDHINAFISPKWGGIIIANPSLETCKEYNEMPHEKVSFFVQTNDIMQIMLYQLQKLLDISVEVTTEGVKTVGVEQLAPRLWEYEAYLRRSAITHITTTTNTLQSLIKLLDNISYIVINDDVGKAINSAYELALKAKEALSNNELLKASELAQKSFLASEQAFFDASLLAQLYFPDEQKYAIYIPLFLPIMVPVITSFSMMVKLLKKNRDVKQKLKTT
- the sud1 gene encoding prolyl 3-hydroxylase sudestada1 isoform X1, producing the protein MNSSKNDEKQELSKEDAKEDIASINGRLCSQMEPVEGEPKTKVVKLQTIQEPQTIDLSLRQPYTQNEFAKNLQQEWFKESKEDFKDSATQAAVYTDPFQICLLPELLENKESCKLLVKEMVEKVHWSRKQMDLYEFYQSTDLSNMIECKFLANFLQMLRRSVRPWLEKVTNLKLDYVSASCSMYNCGDYLLVHDDLLKDRQIAFIYYLSPWENNEVWSDGQGGCLEIFSSDEKSLPQFPVKRKISPKNNQFVIFKVGSKSFHQVGEVTTFDYPRLTINGWFHGASNDDLVADALRPFNKLQFKPATEPTSDSIDHLLNEVYLKPTTKRSIQKRIEDNSEICLYEFFRREIFEEALKQLLSDDSLKWSRQGPANAQNYEVLDIKTCSKTIEKLIQTFSNKQMFSLLRDFTDLDLSGPNCSKPSFSLEVQRWYHGDYTVLGDGAICEDNTLDLIYYLNASEGAAVITYLSPDTDQAHSSQKHSSQSDTDSLEGEGFDDDDESVLLTITPVDNALNIVYRCEGTTKFTKYVSRNTSLDKGPVFVISCSYKE